A section of the Dendrosporobacter quercicolus genome encodes:
- a CDS encoding DMT family transporter, with product MPTIGGDLYAILAAFIWGLNYPLVKLVLLSIRETDFLLIRFTSTVILLVIYLVIVKENFKVEKQYYFRILLLGTLGVGVYNIVWTHGIHNTTAANAALLISTSPIFTGIYAVITREEKVSLSRWIGTLLAFFGIYLIIKWTPGTQFSFSSNSFIGNILILLGSILFSLYSIVAKPLLVCYSPTKVTALAMVSGLPILIIYSILQGEILSYSVFETRIWLEMAYIIVFGTIIAFVLWYKGIKQTSPVKTVFFHYIVPVMSMVFGAIILGEKVLEGQIIGAAFVFLGLLAVKCDFQRVTRWVITQKSRF from the coding sequence GTGCCGACTATTGGTGGTGATTTATACGCTATATTAGCCGCTTTTATATGGGGGCTTAATTATCCGCTTGTAAAACTAGTACTTTTATCTATTCGAGAAACTGATTTTTTGTTAATTAGATTTACTTCAACTGTTATTTTGCTTGTTATTTATTTGGTAATTGTTAAAGAAAACTTCAAAGTTGAGAAACAATACTATTTTCGCATATTGTTGTTAGGTACATTAGGAGTGGGCGTTTACAATATTGTTTGGACACACGGTATACACAATACTACTGCTGCCAATGCAGCCTTGCTAATTTCGACATCACCAATATTCACTGGAATTTATGCGGTCATTACCAGAGAAGAGAAAGTCAGCCTTAGCAGGTGGATAGGAACTTTACTCGCCTTTTTTGGTATATATTTAATAATAAAATGGACACCAGGAACTCAATTTAGCTTTAGTTCAAATTCCTTTATTGGAAATATTTTAATCCTATTAGGATCAATTTTATTTTCATTATATTCAATTGTCGCGAAGCCACTTCTGGTTTGTTATTCTCCTACAAAAGTAACAGCACTCGCGATGGTAAGCGGATTACCTATTTTGATTATATACAGTATTTTACAAGGTGAAATTTTAAGTTACTCGGTATTTGAAACTCGAATTTGGTTGGAAATGGCATATATTATTGTTTTTGGAACAATAATTGCTTTTGTGCTTTGGTATAAGGGTATAAAACAGACAAGTCCTGTTAAAACTGTTTTTTTTCACTACATAGTTCCCGTAATGAGTATGGTATTTGGTGCAATCATTCTTGGTGAAAAAGTGCTGGAGGGACAGATTATAGGTGCAGCATTTGTATTTTTGGGACTTCTGGCTGTAAAATGTGATTTTCAAAGGGTTACACGCTGGGTAATAACGCAGAAAAGTAGATTTTGA